In Armatimonadia bacterium, the sequence CGCTCTCCAGGAACGGCAAACGGCACCTCACCCCCTGCCTCCGGCATCCCCCTCGCCACCGCGTCTATACATTACCCACATCTAGGAGATGGGGGGCGAAGAGGAGGGCGCCCAGGACGATGTCATGCAGGCGGTTCAGCCCGCGCCAGAGCGTCTTGGCTCCCGGTTCGCCATCGCCCTTGCGAGCCAGGA encodes:
- a CDS encoding IS4 family transposase, whose amino-acid sequence is TVAFLDIEWQAAYCALHHGQAPPKETPTLREVTRWVAQLGGFLARKGDGEPGAKTLWRGLNRLHDIVLGALLFAPHLLDVGNV